TTGGGCACCAGATTCTACCCATGGTATGCCCGATGACACCTGCATGGactagtttctctcaaaataacttcCCCACCGCTTGCGGTTCATCCTGCTCCCACCCGATTGctttccccttctcctcctccccaatCTTCAGACCTCTCTTCTCCGCTGGTGTCAACTTCAACCCCCTAAGCATCCCTTCGACATCTTTCATGTCGCCGCCAGTCAAGACCAGGACGATGAGGACAGAAACAAAAATAGGGTTTATGGTGTATTACAACCGTGTGCCCTAAAATCGCACGAAAGGCTTATGTGGATGGTCGGGGATGGTTGGAAACGACAGACGTGGATGGGATGGACTCGTGGGAACGAGGCGGACTGAGGTCAGACGGCGGCCGTCGTGGTTTCGGCCGGCGAGACTGTGGCAGATCGGATCGCCTCGAAGATTGTCCCCGGTAATTACGCTAACCGTCACTTACGGACGGACACTTTTCCTTACACCTACCGTTTTGCCGTGCACGTATTTCAAGGATGAGGCGACAGAAACTGGTCTTGGCTTCACGTGGAGCAACTAATACTCGGTAGCTGGCAAATTGGCAAATCTACTAGTAGCACTAGTACTCCAGACTTGACGTGGAGCAGCAGGTGCGACTTGCGATTTGACGGCTTGGCTTTCGTCTCTACGCGAGAAAGCTACGGCTGGTAAAATCCTCGATCAAGATATCGTGTGCACAGCAGCGAAACTCGCGGATATATACGACGCCGCTTACGATGGCTGCAGCAGGGTGTCGAACTCGGCTTGCGCGTACGGCTGCGCAACCGAAATCGATCCGGATGGATCAACGCAACCGTAGCTCTCGATCTCAAAACTCGTATGTGTAACTTGGTTCTCGATCTCAAAACTCGTATGTGTAACTTGGTTCTATGGATCCGGATTGGATAGCTCTACTCCTTAGCTCTGCATCGTCTAGGGTAACCCTAAATGGCGCCGCGGGCAGACCCATCTGGCACAAAAGGGGTCTGCGGCAGGGAGACCCGCTATCCTCACTTTTTTTCATCCTAGCCATCGACACCATGCACAGGCTCCTGTGCAGGGCCTCTGAGCTGAACAAGTTCCAGCCACTGCCGAATGGAGACATCTCGCTAAGGCTCAGTCTTTATGCGGATGACGCCATCATCTTCGCAAATCCCATCCAGGAAGAAATTGAAGAGATTATGGGCATCCTGGTAGACTTCGGGAGTGCCACGGGTCTGCACATCAACCCTGCCAAGTCTACTGTCTCGGCAATACGCTGCGAAGGGATAAATCTCGACGCTGTGCTCACAGCTTTCGGAGGGGAGAAGATAGGCTTCCCAATAAGATACCTGGGACTACCTCTCACCCTTAGCAGGATTCGCTTGGTACACATCCAATACATCCTAGATAGGATTAGAGCTAAGCTAGCCGGATGGAAAGGAAAGCTAATGAACATCGCAAGAAGGCGTGTCCTGGTTCGAAGCGTACTCACCGCGCTGCCAACTTTCGCCCTATCCGTCCTGAGAACCCCCAAAAAATTCCTAGACGAGATAGACAAGGTTAGGCGCCGCTTCCTATGGGCACATGAAGAAGACCTCAGTGGAGGAAAATGCAAGGTCAGTTGGCCAATAGTCTGCTCCCCCGTGGAGAGCGGTGGCCTAGGGGTATTGGACCTGCATCGCTTCTCGAGAGCGCTCCGGCTGCGATGGCTATGGCTGTCATGGACAAGCCCGCAAAGGCCATGGAACGGCATGCAGCTGCCATGCAATGACGATGATCGAGCCCTTTTTACTGCCTCCACGtcagtcaccctgggggatggaaAAACGGCCTCCTTCTGGCACTGCCACTAGACGGGTGAGGGGGCGCTAAAGACGATATACCCATCGCTCTTCAGGCACTCACGGAGAAAAAATAGGAATGTGCATGAGGCGCTACAAGGCAACGCTTGGATAGCCGACCTTGCGCACGGAGACACGACGCACCTTTGGGTTGACGTCCTGCGTCTGCATAGATGGCTCCAGGAAGCGGACATCCAGCTGATAGAGCAAACAAGAGACCAAATCAAATGGAGACATGAGGCCTCAGGGACTTACTCTGCTAACTCAGCATACAAAGCCCAATTCCTAGGAAGAACAACGTCGGAAATCAGCAACTTCACATGGAAAACTTGGGCACCGCAAAGGGTCAAGATATTCATATGGCTGCTGACAAAAAATAGGCTCTGGTGCAACGACAGATTGCAAAGAAGGGGCTGGCAAAACAGCTACTTCTGTCAGCTATGCCTCAGAAATTTGGAATCAGCAGATCATCTTTTCTGGAGATGCAATGTCACAACGGCAGTATGGGGGGTGACGGCATCTCGCACCGGATGCGCCTCACTAAGCCCAACAATTTGGGCCCATAAAAAAACAGCCAGAGAGATCATCACCACAATGATAAGCAAGGCAAGACCAGAATACAAAAAAGGAGCTAGGACAATGATTGTCCTCGTTCTATCAGAAATCTGGAAAGAAAGAAATGAGTGCACTTTCAGAAACAAAACAGCAAGAGCCGCGAGCATATCCACCTCCATCTCCACAACTCTCCAATCTTGGAGGCAAGCTGGAGCAGTTTTCCTAGAGCACCCGTTCAGGGAAATTACGTGAGGAGTACAAAGTCTGCGTCAGACTTTCctgtttttcagaatttttttccgCGATTTCTTCCTGTTATGTCCTTTTGATCTTTTGATCAACCCCACCCTTTTGTATTCCCGCCATGCTTTCTGCTATCTTAATATATGCCAGCCAGCAGCTGGATCTTTTAAAAAAAAAGATATCACTtttagataaaacgagatcaacgagACACGAAAGACACGGATTTTTACGTGAAAACTCTTGCGAGGGAAAACCACGGACGCATGAAGACGCAATCACTATAAGGGTGAAGTATTACAAGCACGAAACGACATGTTGTCTTTAGTTGCGACTACATGaagtatatatgaggggcaatagATGAGAGTCTTTGGAAGACAAGTAAACcagttgtactcgtacgcgtcggtaccaacgcaaaggcccacaccgtttgtactacgtctagtctGATACTGTAGgatttggatcacaatttaacatCTTGTATGTCAAGTCGGTGGTGTTTTTGGAGGAGGCCTACTAGTGGGGTATGGCGCATGAGCCATATATATCGTGGCCTGCTGAGCCCTAAGCCAGCCTGGTGGATCGACTTTCCATCATGTGGTGTAGCACCGAGACGTGGTATGGTCTAAGTATATATACTTAtatcccgcaaaaaaaaaaagtatATATACTTATGGCTAATTTCTCTTCTTTTATTTATGTCTATTGTGAACTGAACCTGCTTTAAAATACAATCATGACCCGATGCGGTGCAAACCACTCTAGCGAAGCAAGACTTGCTCTCGCTTGGTCTCTCTAATGTATAATGTTTGGATTGAATGCAACTTATTGGCTACTTCTCTTATGCTCATGCGTTCCCTTGGGATCAGACGCGTACAAGACAAAGCCACTTGCATGAGTGATAGTACGCATCCATGGGCCGCATTTTCTGTTCCAATGCTTGTTCGGATATAGATCTTGCATTCTCCACTGAGGCGGGCATCAATGATATGATGTATCTTATCCGGATAGCTCCTCTGCACAAAGTTGACCATGTTGAGTTCATTCTCAAACATAGGATCCGCCGTTGGTCTTTTGCCAATGAGCATCTCTAGGAGTACTATTCCAAAACTGTAAACGTCGCCATGGGTTGATGCCTGCCCACTTTGACCATACTCTACCAAGAGATAAAATAGTAATAAGCAAACTGTAAAGTTATTTCTAAATGTAAATAACAAATGGAAGTGCGGGAGTTGCTATACCAGGAGCGATGTACCCTATCGTTCCCTTCAGTCCCATTGAGGTGTCTAAGGTTGAATGTCCAATGAGGCTTGCTATGCCAAAATCTCCCAAAtaagcattcatgtcatcatcaaGAAGGATATTTGTTGGCTTCAAATCACAATGTGCAATCTGCCTTTCACAATCATTGTGTAAATAAGCCAATGCATCAGCAATACCAATGGCTGTGCTTGTTCTTTGGGCTAAACTCAAACATCTTGTAGAACTACCCAAATATTTGTTATGCAACCATGTGTCCAAATTTCCATTAGGCATGAATTCATAAATTAGAGATTTGAAAGGATCACCTTTATTGTCTATTGTTGAACACGCAGTTAGGATAGGTACCAGGTTCCGGTGCCGAATTCTACACAGAACCTCGCATTCGGTTACAAAACTTTTGTCGGCAAATTTCATATCAAGGTCAAAAACCTTTATAGCCACTTGTATTTTAGCTTGAGTTAACTTTCCTCTGTACACTGAACCATAGCTTCCTCTTCCGACAAGGTTTAACTCTGAGAAATTCCCTGTAGCTCCAGCTAGATCATTGTAAGCAACTCTAGGGAACTTCTTACCAAAAGAAAGCAAAATTGTGTATGTTCTTTGTGACGTCTTCTTGCCAAAGAATATAACATAAGTCAGCATTATAAGTGACATGAAGCCAAATAATGGAATCAGTGCTCTGACCAAATAGTATTCTGTCTCTGATTTCCGGGAAACAGTAGGACACATGGGCATGTGAAGATCCATGGCACCTCCACAGAGCCCCCAATTACCCTCAACTGAAGTAGCTGTAGCATTTCTGAATACTCCATCTCTTGGTATTTCACCTTGTAGATTGTTATAAGACAGATCCAGCTGGGTGAGATATGGAAGATTACTTAGCTCTGTTGCGATGGATCCTGACAAATTATTATGCGAAAGATTGAGCATGCTCAAACTTTTTAGACCACTCATGGACTTCGGAATGTTTCCTGAGAGAAAATTGTTGTCCACTAGGAGGATCTCCAACCCCTGACACTCGCCTAAAGTGACAGGGATTTGACCAGAGAGCTTGTTCGATGAAAGGTCTAGTTTCGTAAGTTGTTTAAGATTGCTAACCTCCGGAGGTATTGGACCATCTAAGTTATTATAGGATATTATGCAATTGGTCATTCCAGAGAGACGACTAAAGAGCTCATTAGGAATATGGCCCTGTAGACTGTTATTACTAAGATCCAGCTGTAACAGAAATGGAAGGTTTCCCAAACTGGGCGGTATAGGACCTTcgaaattatttcgagagaagaaGAGTTCGGTCAGCTGAGCTAAGCTGCCAATGGAGGATGGAATCAGCCCAGTGAACTTATTATCTGAAAGACTTACAACTGATAAGTTTTTAAAATTTCCAACCCATGTTCCAATTGGACCGGTTAGGTTATTATGATCAAGTAACAGCATAGTTAAGCCAGTAAGATTTCGTATGCCCTCTGGAACTGTCCCGGACAAGTAGTTATAATGGAATCCAAGTTCTTTAAGACTAGTCGACAAATTTCCAACTGAATTAGGTATGGCTCCATTCAAATGATTATCATTTAACCCGAGGACTTGCAGAGAACCACAATTGCTCAATGCATCTAAGAATTTCCATCCTTGATTGTCCTTtgcatccaacttgttatgaTCGAGTTCTAGATAAGTCATATCTCGAAGGTTTCCGAAAGAAGTCGGAATTTGGCCGGTAAGATTGTTATATGATAATTGTATTATGAATAGGAATGAAGCGTTGCCTAGGGAGGCAGGGATTTTACCCTCGAACATATTGTCCTGCAATTGAAGCGCAATGAGATTTGGAAGAGTATCGCCAATGTTAGAAGGCAGTTTCATTTGTAGAAAATTCGAATTCAAGTCGAGGACTGAAAGGGCAGAATTGTTTAGAAGTGTTCTTGGGATTCTACCGGATAACATGTTACCCCCTAGAAGCAACATGGTAATATCTGGTAAGTGCCCAAGCTCAACCGGAATGTTACCTTCGATCTGATTATTTGACAGAGCGAGAAACTTTAATTTGGTGATGTTTTGTATACTTGGTGGGATGATGCCAAAGAAGCTATTTTGTGCAAGGTCCAATTGGACAAGGCTGGAGAGGGAACCGATGTTTGGGGGGAGTGAGCTAGTTATCAAGTTGAAAGAAAGGTCTAGATAGGACAAGTTGGAGCAATTTCTTAGTGCATCAGGATTGAACCCCTGCAACTTGTTGTTGCCCAATTCAAGGTATTGCAGCCTATGAAGGCGGTTATGTGTGGGCAACTGACCAAAAAAGCCGTTTGAGGAGAGAATCAGTGTTGTGAGCAAGGTTAGATTTCCAAGAGAGGGAGCGATTTTGCCTTGCAAGGTTTGGCGGGTGAGGTTGAGTGCAGTGACACGCCCTGGGTGTGCCAGGCTACAGTTGACGCCCTTCCACAGGCAATGGGGGATGCTACTGTTCCAAGAGCTTAAGGATTGTGTTGGGTCGTCGGTTGCGGCCTTGAAATCGAGCAACCAGAGCATGTCCATGCTGTTATCAGAAGGGACTATGGAGCAACGGGCGTTGCGAACCCCACAAGAAATGAGGAGCAATGACAGTAGCATAAGCATGGTGAGTCTCCACGGTAGATTGGCAGACATATGCCCTCCGTTACCTGCAAAGTGTTAAGAATAAACATATTGTTTGTCTACATATGTTCACTTATGCAGCTAGCTGAGTTGTGTGACCTTGATTTCATGAAGTACGGAAACAAATTATAGTGCTTGCTCGATAGGAGGAGTAAGTAGGACACCTTACCTTTGCTATGGCGGGTCGCACAAGACGGCGGCCGTTCTTGCATGGTTTTTTCCGGGTGTTGTGGTGTGAAATGTGAGTTGGGATACTGGATGCTAAACTGGCTGAGGTCCCAGGGGTTTAAAACCACGTTCACAGCGTCATCGCATCCACATCTGCATGTCATCTCAAATTTCCACGCCTTATCTTAAGATTGACCACAGCTGCATATCATCACGTCCTGGAGTCCGTCAACCGCTACTTTTCAGCTCTTGTCCCCCACCATTGGTGTCGCTGTTTGAGCTAATCCCCATAGGTCTACCCGTTGTCCAGCTATAGTCTTTTCCACCGGAACACGACACAAATCCTCTGCACCATATCGATGCAGACAAACGTGCATCCATGTCGACCGGTTTACTGATCCAAGATGCACATTCAGAATTGTGTCTTTGTGTGTGTGCTTGCGCgcttgcgtgcgtgcgtgcgtgcgtgatgGCCTTACTTCCAGAATGGGTTGTGTGGTCATGAACGGCTTGTGCTTCGTTGTGTTTTCACCATGAGTATTTGTTAGAGCCTTGATGTCATCCTTGGGGGCGTCATTTTTGGAGGTGTACGCGGGCTCGGATGACCAGTGGATGTTTTCTTCGGTGGAGCGATGCTTGATCCTGCACATTCAAGGCGACGGATCTCGATGGCGTGGCGCCCTAGTGATTTAGCATCTGATGTGCGATGATGGACTCGCACAGGAGGGCGACGCTGTCTGGCGTCGTGGTGACGTCGACGGCTCTAGACCGGGCAAGGTGGATGCGTTAGTACAGTTCTGAAGATGGATTGGTGGCAGTTGGTGGCGGCGACCTCTAAGTGTGTGTCGGACCAGTGGATGCCCATAATCGGCAGGTGGCTTTGTTGGGGCCTCTAGTCTTAGATGTTAGGTTTGGCTGCGAGGTCTGTTTGGTATTAGGCCCAGACTATCAGCATCCCTTCATCAACTGTATAGAAGTAGCGACATATGTTGCCTAGACGGTGGCTTCAGTCttactgatgtattactttgtaaggtcttttatgaataattaataaaatgactgCATGCATCGCTTAGATGCAGAGGCGGGGgtcttcctccttttctaaaaaaaacgtACGTAATCCATATGGACAACAAAATGATGTTGAGATGCCGTGCCTTGCAGGGTCATGCTGATGGTGAACGAAAAAACTACATCCAGTATATAATTTGCGATACTTCACGGTATAGTGTATAATTGACATCTTCTTGATATTAATATATTCCTTTTATTCAAAATCAGTGTATAATCTAATTTAACTATCATACTAATTCCAAAGAATATGCTTAAAACAGCATTGATTTCTTGTAGTTAATGTTAACATGGTACAATTTATTTTGCATTTTCTGGAGGGGATTCGCCCCTACTAAATGCCACATACCGACACCAGAATATATTTATATTATATACACTAAAACTACAATTCAAATCAAAATAGGACATTAGGCTAGAAAACCCCTCAATAATCAGAAACATCAAACCGTTCACTTACTACATCGACAAACTTTCCATCATTTGATCTTGTCGGTCAAAGTTGGCGCATTAAAGTGAAATAAAATCATCCACCTTTTCAGTGATGAAATTTAACTATTCCACTTAGTGGCGGATCCAGGATTTGAAGTTACCCGGGGCGAAGTTTTGAAGGATACAAAAAGCAAAGCCAAAATACAATCATATAATATAAGGGATAATATAATTGATACAATTAATTGGCCAAGTGGTATGCACTTATAAGAAAACCAATGCAAATAATTGTTCAAAGTAGTTTCACTCTTAAAAACTAAGTGAAAAGCTTAATACAGAACAAAAAAATTATGTAATCTCTAACTTGGACTCCTGCTGGTCAAATCTATTCTTTATTCCCAAATGCCCAATCTTCAAGTCGATTATGTACCTAGAAAGCATAATAGGTTGTTTGCAATATCCTGCGTCCTGCTTACAGCGACAAGTCAGCCCTTTTAGCGTCACGCGTTCGATCTTACAATAGTATTGGTCGACCTTTCCAACTTCGCATGCCACGTTTGCAACAACATACATCATGTATCCTAAATGCAGGAGTGGTGCTGATCATTGGAGCATCATGTGTCCCGCTTGTAGCAACAGGGTCAACCATTGCAACGTGAGCGCCTGCTTGGAGCAATAACCATATCTACCCTTGTAGCGTCAGGTGTCCCGCTTGCAGCAACGGAAATCGACCCTTGCTGCATCACGCATCCCGCCTTGCTGAGTGATGCTGGCCGGTGTAGCATCACGCGCCTCGCTTGCAACCTTAGTGCATACCTTGCAGCATCGAGTGTCCCGGCCTTGCAGAGTGATGCCAGCCATTGCAGCGTCATGCAACCCGCTTGCAGCAATGGGTCTACCCTTGTAGCATCTAGCATCCAGCTTGCAGCGATGGTGATCGGCCCTTGTAGCATCGCACGTACCGTATTGCAACAGCGACATACCGCATTACAAAGTAGCTCGTCCTAACTTTCGGCAGCAACAATGGGCCTTACAATAGCGGTGACTAGCCCTTGCGGTGTACCCGTGTAGTGTCTTGGCTTGTAAAAGCGCCACCTAAAACATTGTAGGGACGCTCAGATAACAACCAAATGTCaacatttttcttttcttttccggcaATACGAACTGAGTATGTGGAACAAATTCATTGTTTTGATCCTTTTCTATTAGTTTAGCATGATTTGACCCTATGTGTAAAATAATTTTGGATTTGACCCTATGTGTATTTTTTTTAGATTTGATCATTTTTCTACCGTCATCGTTTTTGACGGTTGGGTAACACATTCTACCGCCAAAGCCTTTGACGGTAGGACTTACCTACGTCACCATGTCCGTTTTATGAAAAAAG
This genomic stretch from Hordeum vulgare subsp. vulgare chromosome 6H, MorexV3_pseudomolecules_assembly, whole genome shotgun sequence harbors:
- the LOC123404748 gene encoding receptor kinase-like protein Xa21 translates to MQERPPSCATRHSKGNGGHMSANLPWRLTMLMLLSLLLISCGVRNARCSIVPSDNSMDMLWLLDFKAATDDPTQSLSSWNSSIPHCLWKGVNCSLAHPGRVTALNLTRQTLQGKIAPSLGNLTLLTTLILSSNGFFGQLPTHNRLHRLQYLELGNNKLQGFNPDALRNCSNLSYLDLSFNLITSSLPPNIGSLSSLVQLDLAQNSFFGIIPPSIQNITKLKFLALSNNQIEGNIPVELGHLPDITMLLLGGNMLSGRIPRTLLNNSALSVLDLNSNFLQMKLPSNIGDTLPNLIALQLQDNMFEGKIPASLGNASFLFIIQLSYNNLTGQIPTSFGNLRDMTYLELDHNKLDAKDNQGWKFLDALSNCGSLQVLGLNDNHLNGAIPNSVGNLSTSLKELGFHYNYLSGTVPEGIRNLTGLTMLLLDHNNLTGPIGTWVGNFKNLSVVSLSDNKFTGLIPSSIGSLAQLTELFFSRNNFEGPIPPSLGNLPFLLQLDLSNNSLQGHIPNELFSRLSGMTNCIISYNNLDGPIPPEVSNLKQLTKLDLSSNKLSGQIPVTLGECQGLEILLVDNNFLSGNIPKSMSGLKSLSMLNLSHNNLSGSIATELSNLPYLTQLDLSYNNLQGEIPRDGVFRNATATSVEGNWGLCGGAMDLHMPMCPTVSRKSETEYYLVRALIPLFGFMSLIMLTYVIFFGKKTSQRTYTILLSFGKKFPRVAYNDLAGATGNFSELNLVGRGSYGSVYRGKLTQAKIQVAIKVFDLDMKFADKSFVTECEVLCRIRHRNLVPILTACSTIDNKGDPFKSLIYEFMPNGNLDTWLHNKYLGSSTRCLSLAQRTSTAIGIADALAYLHNDCERQIAHCDLKPTNILLDDDMNAYLGDFGIASLIGHSTLDTSMGLKGTIGYIAPEYGQSGQASTHGDVYSFGIVLLEMLIGKRPTADPMFENELNMVNFVQRSYPDKIHHIIDARLSGECKIYIRTSIGTENAAHGCVLSLMQVALSCTRLIPRERMSIREVANKLHSIQTLYIRETKREQVLLR